The window CGGTGGCGGCGGGGTTGTACCTGAACCGGTCGTTCCCGGCCTCCTCGGTCCCGGCGTTCGCGTCGGGCCACTGGACACCGCCCGCAGGGATCGACCAGGTGCCGGTGGCCGCCGGGTCGGTGCCCGCGGTGGTGGCGGGCGTGACCGTTATGGGCGGCGGCACATAGCCGTGGCCGGGCGCGGCCAGCGGGCTGTCGGCGGAGGCCAGCAGGGCGTCGACGCCGCCCTCGGGAAGCTTCACGAAGGCGGTGGCACCGTCGTCGTAGTCGCCCTGGGGCAGCGGATCCCAGCGGCTCGCGCCCTGCGGGGCGCCCTCTGAGTGCTGGTCGTCGGTCACGACAGCGCCCTCCCCAGTGCTCGTCGGGCCAGCGCGGCGACGGTGCGCCGCAGATGCAGTACGGCGGGCGGAAGCGGGTCCACGGAGCCGTCCTCGGCCGGCACCGGGTCGGGGATGCAGGCCGCGGCGACGTATTCCCCGAAGGCGGTCAGCGCCTCCGGGACGATGGCGCGGTCGTTGTCCCAGTCGATGAGCTGCGCCACCCACTGCTCGGCCTCCAGGGGCCTGAGCGGCATCGGCGCTATGGCGCCCACGGCGCACCGCACCCCCCGCCGCGCGGGGTCGAGGACCAGGGCGACGGACGCCATGGAGCGCCCGGGGCCGGTCCGCCCGGTCGCCTTGAGGAAGACCTGGGGGGCGTGCAGCAGCGGCACGCGCACGAAGCCGATGAGTTCGCCGGCCCGCAGCATTTCCATGCCGGCCAGCAGATGCGACACCGGGATCTCCCGGCGGGCTCCGCCCGGGCCCGCGATGATCAGCGTCGCCTCCAGGGCGGCCAGCACCGGCAGCGCGTCGCCGGTGGGGGCGGCGGTGGCGATGTTGCCGCCCAGGGTGCCGGCGTTGCGGATCTGCGGCGGGCCCGCGGCGCGCGCGGACGCGGCGAGCGCCGGGATCAGGGCCGCGAAGTCGGGGCGGCCCATGCGCGCGTGGGTGAGGCCGGCGCCGAGCAGGGCGTGGCCGTCCTGGTACTGCCAGCCGCGGATCTCGCTGATCTTGCCGAGGCCGACCAGCGCGGCGGGCCTGAGCTGTCCGGAGTTGACGGAGGCCATCAGATCGGTGCCGCCGGCCACGGGAACGGTGGCCGGCACGGCGGCGAGCGCCGCCACGGCCTCGTCCAGTGTCGTGGGCAGCGTGACGGCCTGCCCCGCCTGCGGTGCGTGCGTGGTCAAACCGGCTGCCCCTTCCCGCTGCCCCACCTGGTCCCACCTGTTGCTGCCGTACGGTACGTGCTGACAGGGCGGACGTGGCAACTCTGGCACATCTTCGCAGGACCCGAACGCGGGGGTCCGCTAGGAGGCATTCGCCCGTTTCACCAGGGAGATGGTCAGTTTTCGTACGGCATCACCGGTGCGCGCGAATTGCCTCTCTTCGGTGACCCTGCCGGGATTTTTCCATTACCTGTTCGGGGGCGGTCCTTCGAGGGGGCGGCCGAGCACTCCGGGACGCCGCTGCCAGGGACGCGGTCCGGTGGGCGGGCGGTAGGCGACGCCGAGGGCATCGAGGCGGGCGTAGTGGGCCGTCATCCGCCGCTCGAAGTCGGCGAAGTCCCGCTCCCCCGGCGCCGGGAGGGCGCTCCAGGCGACCTCCGCGAAGGCCGTGAGCCGGGGGAACGCCTGGTAGTCCACGCGCGCGTGGTCCTCCATCACCTCGGTCCACACATTGGCCTGCGTACCGAGCACATGCCGGGCCTCCTGCGAGGTCAGCGCGGCGGGAACGGGCTCGAACCGGTAGACGTCCTCCAGGGTGCGGACGTAGCCGATGGGGACCGGCTCGTCGGCGCCCGCGTCCTGGCGGTGGTCCAAGTACACGTACTGCTCGGGGCACATGACGACATCGTGTCCCGCGCGCGCGGCGGCGATTCCGCCCTCGTATCCGCGCCACGACGACACCGCCGCACCCTTCGCCAGCCCGCCCTCCAGGATCTCGTCCCAGCCGATGAGCCTGCGCCCGCGCGCGGAGAGCCAGTTGTCGAAGTGCCCGATGAACCAGGCCTGGAGTTCGTCCTCGTCGGCCAGTCCGAGTTCCTTGATACGGGCCTGGGCGGTGGGTGACTGCCGCCACTGGTCCTTGAGGCATTCGTCACCGCCGACGTGAACGAACTCCGAGGGGAACAGGTCGAGGAGTTCCTCGAACACCCCCTCGTAGAAGCGCAGGGTGTTGTCAGTGGGGGCGAGTACGTTGGGAGAGATTCCCCAGGTGTCCCAGACGGTCAGGGAAGTGCCCCCTTCAATGGATGCAGCGATGACGTCGGTGTTGCCGAGTTCCGGGTACGCGGCGATGGCGGCCTGCGAGTGGCCGGGTACGTCGATTTCCGGGACGACGGTGATATGCCGCTCGGCGGCGTAGGCGACGATCTCGCGGATGTCGTCCTGGGTGTAGTAGCCCCCGTGCGGCTTCTCCTCCCACAGTGGCGAGGCCCGGTGGCCGAATTTCGTACGCGCCCGCCAGGATCCGACCTCGGTCAGCCGGGGGTACTTCTTGATCTCGACGCGCCAGCCCTGGTCGTCGGTCAAGTGGAAGTGGAGGACGTTGAGTTTGTGCGCCGCCATCAGGTCGAGGTAGCGCAGGACCACGTCCTTGGGCATGAAGTGCCGGGCTACGTCGAGCATGAGGCCGCGCCAGGGGAAACGGGGCGCGTCCGCGATCTCGACTTCGGGCAGCTCCCACTCGGTGCGCCCGAGATGCGCCCGCCGGAAGGCGTCGGGGCCGAGCAGCTGCCGCAGCGTCTGCGCGCCATGGAAGGCACCGGCCGGGTCACCGCTCTTGATCAGCGCGCGGTCGTCGAGGACGGTGATGCGATACGACCCGGGCGGGAGCGTGTGGTCGTGGCGCAGCTCTATCGAGTTCAGCGCGGCCCGTCCGGGCGGCCCGGGTTCGCCCTGGCCAAGCGGCAGTCCGGTGGCCGCCTGCAAGGTCGTACGCAGCCAGCGTTCCGCGCTGCCCACCCCCGGTCCCGCAGTGAGCGTCGTGTCCTCGTCGAGCGTGAAGACGCGCTCTCTGTACGCGTTGACGCTCAGGGGCGCCGGAATCAGATCCGTCAGTGAAGTCACGTCAGTCCTTTACCGCTCCGCCCAGCCCCGAGACCAGCCGTCGCTGTACGAGTACGAAGAAGATCAGCACCGGAATCGTCATCACCGTCGACGCGGCCATCACGCCGCCCCAGTCCGGCTCGTCCGGCTTGTAGAAGACCAGCAGTGCCATCGGCAGCGTCGACTGCGAAGTGTCGCTGATGATGAACGACTTGGCGAACAGGAAGTCGTTCCAGGCCGAGATGAAGGAAAACACGCTCGTGGCCACCAACCCCGGCAGTACGAGCGGGAAAAGGATCTGCCACAGGAATCGCGCCCGGCTCGCCCCGTCGAGGTACGCGGCCTCCTCCAAAGCCTCCGGGACGGCCTTCACAAACCCCCGCAGCATCCAGATCGCGAAGGGCAGCGAGAAGGCGATGTGCGGCAGGATCAGCGAGCCCAGCGTGTTCAGCTGCCCGGCGTCCCGCATGAGGAAGAACAAGGGGATCGTGAGGGCCTCGACGGGCACCATCTGGGCCACCAGAAACATGATCAGCAAGGTGGTCCGGAAGCGGAACCGGAATCGGGTCACCGCGGTCGCCGCGAGAAACGCGATCAGCGCCGAGGCGATCACGACGGTGCCCGCCACGACAAGGCTGTTGAGGAAGTAGCGGCCGAATTCCTGCTGCTCGAACACGCGCCGGAAGGAATCCAGTGAGGGCGCCGTCGTCCAGGGCCGCGCCTCGGTCGACTCGATCTCGCCGGCCGGTTTGAAGGCGCTGAGCACCATCCAGTAGAGCGGGAAGGCGACGACGGCCGCGATCAGCAGCGCGGTCGCTTCCGCGGCGAATCGCCACGGCCGGGCCACAAGGCCCCGAAGAAGATTCACAGCTCCTCCCCCTGCCGGCGCAGCAGCCGCAGGTACCCCAGCGTCACGACGAGCAGGATCAGCAGCATCACGATCCCGATCGCCGAGCCGAGGCTGTACTGCGAGGACGCGAACGCCTGCTGGTAGGCGTACACATTGAGCACCAGGTTCTGGCCCGCGATGCCGCCGCCGTTGGTCATGACGTAGATCTGCGTGAAGACCTTGAAGTCCCAGATGACCGACTGGATGGTCACGACGACCAGGATCGGCCGCAGGATCGGCGCGAGCACCGACCGCCAGATCCGCCACTGCGAGGCCCCGTCCAGCGAGGCGGCCTCCAGTACCTCGCTCGGCACGGCGCGTATCCCGGCGTACACGGTGACCATCACGAACGGGAAGGAGCACCACACCACTTCGAGCAGTACGAGGAAGAAGGCGCTGAGACGGCCGTACGTCCAGGAGTGGTCGCCGAGCCCCAACACCTGGTTCACGGGCCCGAAGTCGGCATCGAAGAGAAACAGCCACACGGTGGACCCGGTGACGGCGGGAGTGGCCCAGGCCCCGAGCGCCGCCAGCATCAACGCCAGCCGCGGAACGGCACGCACGCGCGTGAGGAGCACGGCGAGCGCGCATCCGACGGCGAGGGTCGACACGACACAGGCGGCGGCGAAGAGGACGGTCGCCAGCAGCACCTCCCAGAACTGGGAGTCCCCGAAGAGTTCGGCGTAGTTCCCGAACCCTTCGAAGGTGGTCGGCTCCCCTCCACTGACCTGGGCCTGGGTGTAGTGGAAGAGGGAGATGAGGCCGAGCTGGTAGATGGGGTAGGCGAGCAGCCCGCCGAGGACGAGAAGGGCCGGGGCGAGATAGAGCCAAGGGGTCCAGGTCTTGCGGTCGGTCACTGAGGTCACCCGACGGAGCCGAACGCGTCGTTCATCTTCGCCGCCGCATCCTTCGAGGCAGCTCCTACCGACTTCTTACCGCTCACGATCTCCTGGAACATCGTCGGCAGCACCAGCGACGAGTCGATCTGCGACCACGCGGGCGACGCCGGGACGAACTTCGTGCCCGAACTCAGCGTCTCGACAAAGGGCTTCACGTACGGCTCCTTCGCGGCGACCTCCTGCCGTACGTCCGAGAAGGTCGGCAGGAACCCCATCGCGTCGAACATCGAGGCCTGCGTCTTCTTCGACGCGAGCTGCTTCATCAGATCGACCGCGAGCGTGCGGTGCGAGGTGCTCTTCAGTACGCCGATGTTGTTGCCGCCCGCGAAGGCGGGAGCGACGGAACCCGCCTCCACCCCGGGCAGCGGAACGACCGCGTACTTCCCGCGCACCTTCCCGGCCTCCACCGCCGCATGGCTGAAGTCCCCGCCGATCGCCATCCCCGCCTTGCCGGAGGCGAACGCGGTCACCGTGTCGTTGCCGCCCATGCCCGCGCAGGTCGCGGCGGGGCAGTTGTCGTCGCCGAAGAGGGACGTGTACGCCTTGATGCCCTTCTGCGCGGCCGCACTGTCGATGGCGGAGGCGTACGAGCCGCCCTTGCCGGTCGCGAGTTCACCGCCGTTGGCCCAGACGAACGGCATCGCGCCGTACGTATAGGCACCGCCGACCGCGAGGCCGTACAGCTCCGGCTTCGCGGCCCGTATCTCCTTCGCCGTGGAGATCAGCTCGGCCTGCGTCCTGGGGACTTCGAGGCCGAGTTCGTCGAAGACGTCTGTTCGGTAGTACAGCGCGCGCACACCGACGAAGTACGGCGCGCCGTAGACCTTGCCGTCCACCGTGACCGACTGCTTCGCGGTCGGGTCGGTGTCCTTGGCCTCCTCCCACGCACCGAACTCCTCGGTGACGTCAAGGAGTCCGCCGTCCTTCACATAACCCGCGGTGTCGGTGTTGCCGTACTCGATGACGTCGGGCGCGCTCTTGGGGTCGTTGAAGGCGGCCTTGATGCGCTGGGCGCGGGTCTCGACGGGGATGTATTCGACAGTGACCTTCGTGTCCTCGTGGGCCTTCTCGAAGGCGGCGAGGACTGAGTCGACGACCTTCTCCTTGGGCTTGTTGCTGACCTCCTGGAAGAGCCAGACCCGGAGCGTGCCGGTCTTCTCGTCCTTGTCGGAGGAGGAGTTGTCGGACGTCTGGGGGGCGCAGGCGGTGGCGGCCATGACAGCGAGGAGCACGGCCAGACGGGCGGGGAGCTTCATGGAGCAATCCTCCGGGGCGTTGCAACATATGCAATGACTGTTTTGCTCTGCACAACAACAACCGGAGGCTATGGACTACATGAACATGTCCACAAGAGGTCTCAACCACTTCGTGACAACGCGAAGGCCCCCGTGACGCGCATCGGCGCGCCCCGGGGGCCTTCGGAACTTCGGTCGACAGGCCGGACTACTTCTTCTTGTCGCCGCCCTTGCCCTTGTCGTCGCCGCCGGCGCCCATGGACTCGTAAATCTCCTTGCACATGGGACACACGGGGTACTTCTTGGGATCGCGGCCGGGCACCCAGACCTTGCCACACAGCGCCACGACGGGGGTCCCGTCGAGGGCGCTCGCCATGATCTTGTCCTTCTGGACGTAGTGGGCGAAGCGCTCGTGATCGCCGTCGCCGTGGGACACCTGTGGCGTCGGCTCTACGAGGGTCCCCGTACCAGTCCCGCGCTGCGGCTGGGTCTCAGGCTCAAGAGTGCTCATAACAACCAGAGTACTGAAGCTCACATGCGTCAGTTGAGCGAAGGGTCGTCCGGATACGTGGCCACCATCGCGAGCTCGTTGCGCTGGCGGCGCAGGACCTCGCGCCAGAGTCTTTCCGGGGCCGGGGACGACACATCACCGGGCTCCGACTCCACGACGTACCAGGCGCCCTCCACCAGCTCGTCCTCCAGCTGACCGGGCCCCCAGCCGGCGTATCCGGCGAAGATCCGCAGCGAGCCGAGGGCCGAGGCGAGCAGCTCGGGCGGGGCCTCCAGGTCCACCAGCCCGATCGCGCCGTGCACCCGGCGCCAGCCCAGCGGTGCGACCTCGCCGCTCGCCCCGCCGGGGATGACGGCGACACCGAGGGCCGAGTCGAGGGAGACCGGGCCGCCCTGGAAGACGACACCGGGTTCACCGGCCAGCTCGCCCCAGCCCTCCAGGATGTCGCCCACGTCCACCGGGGTCGGACGGTTGAGGACGACACCGAGCGAGCCCTCCTCGTCGTGGTCGAGGAGCAGCACCACCGCGCGGTCGAAGTTCGGGTCCGCCAGGGCGGGCGTTGCCACGAGCAACCGCCCTGTGAGCGAGGACACCTCGGTCATGCCAGACATGATCCCGCATCTTCCCTTCGTGTGGGGAGGCAATCCCGGTAAGGGAGTGAACGCAGCTCAGGGCGGAATCGAGCGCCCCCGGCGCACACCGCTCCCGGTGACCCCTCGTGCCCGGCGGCGAACCGTTCGTGTTGTGACACAGCTATGACGTATCTGGGCGGTACTTGGGCTTACTGAAGGGGGGCCCGCGGCGATTACCCTGTTTCCTCGGCCCCTGCCCCACTCACCGGAACGCGAGATACATGACCGTCAACGACGATGTCCTCCTTGTCCACGGCGGAACCCCGCTGGAGGGCGAGATCCGTGTCCGCGGTGCGAAGAACCTCGTGCCGAAGGCTATGGTCGCCGCTCTGCTGGGCAGTGGGCCGAGTCGGCTGCGCAACGTTCCGGACATCCGTGACGTGCGGGTCGTACGCGGGCTGCTGCAACTGCACGGAGTGACCGTCCGTCCGGGCGAGGAGCCCGGCGAACTGGTGATGGACCCGTCGCACGTGGAGAGCGCGAACGTCGCTGACATCGATGCCCACGCGGGTTCTTCGCGCATCCCGATCCTCCTGTGCGGTCCGCTGCTGCACCGCCTCGGTCACGCCTTCATCCCGGGCCTCGGCGGCTGCGACATCGGCGGCCGACCCATCGACTTCCACTTCGAGGTGCTGCGGCAGTTCGGCGCGACGATCGAGAAGCGGGCGGACGGCCAGTACCTGGAGGCGCCGACGCGACTGCGCGGCACGAAGATCCGGCTGCCGTACCCGTCCGTCGGCGCGACCGAGCAGGTGCTGCTGACGGCCGTCCTCGCGGAGGGCGTGACCGAGCTCTCGAACGCGGCCGTCGAGCCGGAGATCGAGGACCTGATCTGCGTCCTGCAGAAGATGGGCGCCATCATCGCGATGGACACCGACCGCACGATCCGTGTCACCGGTGTCGACAAGCTCGGCGGCTACACCCACCGCGCCCTGCCGGACCGTCTGGAGGCCGCCTCCTGGGCGTCCGCGGCGCTCGCCACCGAGGGCAACATCTACGTCCGTGGCGCCCAGCAGCGCTCGATGATGACGTTCCTGAACACCTACCGGAAGGTGGGCGGCGCCTTCGAGATCGACGACGAGGGCATCCGCTTCTGGCACCCCGGCGGCCAGTTGAAGTCCATCGCACTGGAGACGGACGTACACCCCGGCTTCCAGACGGACTGGCAGCAGCCGCTGGTAGTGGCCCTCACCCAGGCCACAGGGCTGTCCATCATCCACGAGACGGTCTACGAGTCCCGCCTCGGCTTCACCTCCGCGCTGAACCAGATGGGCGCCCACATCCAGCTCTACCGCGAGTGCCTCGGCGGCTCGAACTGCCGCTTCGGCCAGCGCAACTTCCTGCACTCGGCGGTCGTCAGCGGCCCCACCCGGCTCCAGGGCGCCGACCTGGTCATCCCCGACCTCCGCGGCGGCTTCTCGTACCTCATCGCCGCACTGGCGGCCCAGGGCACGTCCCGAGTCCACGGCATCGACCTCATCAACCGGGGCTACGAGAACTTCATGGAGAAGCTTGTGGAACTGGGAGCGAAGGTGGAGCTGCCGGGCAAGGCGCTGGGGTAACGCCGGCCACCTCCAGCCCGGCCGGCGTTTGAGGCCATTGGTGAGCGAAACCACGATGGGGCGGCTCCCGGATTCCGGGAGCCGCCCCATCGGCGTTTCCTACCTGTCCCACACCGTCCCGTGGTGTAGCGGCAAGGTCACTTGCCCTTCGCCGCTTCCTTCAGCTTCGAGCCCGCGGAGACCTTCACGCTGTAGCCGGCCGCGATCTGGATCGGCTCGCCGGTCTGCGGGTTGCGCGCGGTGCGAGCGGCACGGTGGGTGCGCTCGAAAGTCAGGAAGCCGGGGATGGTGACCTTCTCGTCGCCCTTGGCGACGACCTCGCCGACGGTCTCGGCGAACGCGGCCAGCACGGCGTCGGCGTCCTTGCGAGTCACCTCGGCGCGGTCGGCCAGCGCGGCCACCAGCTCACTGCGGTTCATGTTGTTACTCCCGTGTTCTTCTTGCTGTTGAGGCGTGCCACGCGGCGGAGCCGCATATTGGGCACAGCGAAGCCGATGCTGCCAGGGTCCTCGGACAGTCCCCGGACCCGGGTCCGTCCTTGGACCCTCGCGCCCAGAGACGCATCCTGCCCCTACCTGCGGCGGGAAAGCCAATCCGGCACCCGTCCGAGTCGTGAGAACACCCTTGGGAGTCACACGAAAAGAGGGCCTGAGCCTGGCCGTCACCATAAACGGCACTCACAGGCCCTCGGTTCCACGACGCGCCGCTACAAGGGCTTGCCGTGGCGATCGTCACGTCCTCAGACGCCGGAGTTGTTGTTCGGGGCGGCTCCGGCAGCCTTGGCCGCCTCGCGCACCGCACCGGCCACCGCGCCCGCGACCTTGTCGTTGAAGACGCTCGGGACGATGTAGTTCGGGTTGAGCTCGTCCTCGGTCACCACGTCCGCGAGCGCCTTCGCGGCCGCGAGCATCATCTCGGTGTTGACCGTGCGGGACTGGGCGTCCAGCAGACCGCGGAAGACACCCGGGAAGACCAGCACGTTGTTGATCTGGTTCGGGAAGTCGGAGCGGCCGGTGGCCACAACCGCCGCCGTCTGGCGGGCGATTGCCGGGTCCACCTCGGGGTCGGGGTTCGCGAGCGCGAACACGATCGCGCCGTCCGCCATGGCGGCCACGTCGTTGCCGTCGAGGACGTTCGGGGCGGAGACGCCGATGAAGACGTCCGCGCCGCGCACGGCCTCCTTCAGCGTGCCGGTCAGCCCCTCGGGGTTGGTGTTGTCGGCGATCCAGCGCAGCGCCGAGTCGGGGGCGGCGTCCACCAGGTCCTCGCGGCCCGCGTGCACCACGCCGTGGATGTCGGCGACGACGGCGTTCTTCACACCGGCCGCGATCAGCAGCTTCAGGATGGCCGTACCGGCCGCGCCCGCGCCGGACATGACGACCCGGATGCCCTCGATCGACTTGCCGGCCACCCGCAGCGCGTTGGTCAGCGCCGCGAGCACGACGATCGCCGTGCCGTGCTGGTCGTCGTGGAAGACGGGGATGTCGAGGGCCTCGCGCAGCCGGGCCTCGATCTCGAAGCAGCGGGGCGCCGAGATGTCCTCGAGGTTGATGCCGGCGAAGCCGGGGGCGATGGCCTTCACGATCTCGACGATCGCGTCGGTGTCCTGGGTGTCCAGGCACAGCGGCCAGGCGTCGATCCCGGCGAACCGCTTGAACAGGGCCGCCTTGCCCTCCATGACCGGCAGCGCGGCCTTGGGGCCGATGTTGCCGAGGCCGAGCACCGCGGAGCCGTCCGTCACGACCGCGACGGAGTTGCGCTTGATGGTGAGCCGGCGGGCGTCCTCGGGGTTCTCGGCGATCGCCATGCAGACCCGGGCCACACCCGGCGTGTAGACCATGGAGAGGTCGTCACGGTTGCGGATGGGATGCTTGGACTGCATCTCGATCTTGCCGCCGAGGTGCATGAGGAACGTACGGTCCGAGACCTTGCCGAGGGTGACGCCCTCGATGCCGCGGAGCTGCTCGACGATCTCGTCGGCGTGCGCGGTGGACGTCGCCGCGATGGTGACGTCGATGCGGAGCTTCTCGTGGCCGGAGGCGGTGACGTCGAGGCCGGTGACCGAGCCTCCGTGGGATTCGACGGCCGTGGTGAGCTGGGAGACCGCCGTTCCGCTTGCGGGCACCTCCAGCCGGATGGTCATCGAGTAGGAGACGCTGGGCGCCGTTGCCATGGCCGACTTCCTCTGCTTTTACCGTGTCGTGAAGTTGTGCCGTCCGATCGTCGCACCTACCGCTGAGTACGTGGTAGCCGCCCTGGATTGCGGACTTTTTGTTCACCGCTATACGACGACTGTACGACAACTTTGGAAAACATATTCCGCGATACGAGAATCGATCAGCCAGACATACGGCAACAAAGAGGCCCACGTCACATTGGACGTGGGCCTCTCAAACGCTGAGTGACACCGACCCGCCATGCTCGCCTCGCGGCAAGTGGTCGCTCGTAGCGACGAAGGTTGGGCCCGGGGGCTTGGATCGGGCCGGTGCCACACCCAGGCTAACAAACCGATCCCGTAAGGCCATTCCCGTACCGGCAGTCAGTCTCTGAGAAGATCCGGCACCCCCGCCGCATCCGGTTCGTCCCGCTCCCCCGACACGACCGTGAGCTGCTGGGTGGCGCGGGTGAGGGCGACGTAGAGGACCCGCAGGCCGGCCGGGGACTCGTCGGCGATCTCCGCCGGGGAGACGACGACGGTCGCGTCGTACTCGAGGCCCTTGGCCTCCAGGCTGCCGAGGGCCACCACCCGGTCGCCGAGTCCGGCGAGCCAGCGGGCGGCCTCCTCGCGGCGCTGCATGGCGACGACGACGCCGACCGTGCCGTCGACACGGTCGAGCAGCCGCGCGGCCTCCTCGCGGACGGTCTGCCCCAGCGACTTTTCCACGACGCTGAAGCGCGGCTCCACGCCGGTGGACCGGACGGCCGAGGGGGACGTCGAGCCGGGCATGGCCAGCGCCAGCACCTTGGCGGCCAGGTCGGCGATCTCGGCGGGGTTGCGGTAGTTCACGGTGAGCTGGAAGCGGCGGCGCGGGCGGGTGCCGAGGGCCTCGTCGCGGGCCTCGGCGGCCTCGTCGGGGTCGGACCAGGAGGACTGGGCCGGGTCGCCGACGACCGTCCAGGTGGCGTGCCGGCCACGGCGGCCGACCATGCGCCACTGCATCGGGGTGAGGTCCTGGGCCTCGTCGACGATGACATGGGCGTACTCGACGCGCTCCTGCGCGAGGCGCTCGGCGCGTTCGCGCTGGGTCTCCTCGCGCACCGGCATCAGCTCCTCCAGCCCGGTGAGCTGGTCGAGCGGGTCCAGTTCGCGCTTCTTCCGCGGGCGGGCCGGGGCGCCGAGGATCGCCTGGAGCTCGTCGAGCAGGGCGATGTCGTGCACGGAGTGGCCGTCCCGGCGCAGGGAGCGGGCGACCCGGCGGATCTCGCCCGAGTTGAGGATGCGCCGGGCCCAGCGGCCGAGGCGCCTCTCGTCCGCCAGCGCGGCCAGTACGGCCTTCGGGGTCAGCTCCGGCCACCAGGCGTCGAGGAACTCGATGAAGGAGTCCTCGCTGGTCACGTCCTCGTCGAAGGAGGAGCGCAGCTCGGCCGCGAGCTCGGGGTCGGTGTGCCGGGAGGCGCCGC of the Streptomyces sp. NBC_00287 genome contains:
- a CDS encoding NAD-dependent malic enzyme, which produces MATAPSVSYSMTIRLEVPASGTAVSQLTTAVESHGGSVTGLDVTASGHEKLRIDVTIAATSTAHADEIVEQLRGIEGVTLGKVSDRTFLMHLGGKIEMQSKHPIRNRDDLSMVYTPGVARVCMAIAENPEDARRLTIKRNSVAVVTDGSAVLGLGNIGPKAALPVMEGKAALFKRFAGIDAWPLCLDTQDTDAIVEIVKAIAPGFAGINLEDISAPRCFEIEARLREALDIPVFHDDQHGTAIVVLAALTNALRVAGKSIEGIRVVMSGAGAAGTAILKLLIAAGVKNAVVADIHGVVHAGREDLVDAAPDSALRWIADNTNPEGLTGTLKEAVRGADVFIGVSAPNVLDGNDVAAMADGAIVFALANPDPEVDPAIARQTAAVVATGRSDFPNQINNVLVFPGVFRGLLDAQSRTVNTEMMLAAAKALADVVTEDELNPNYIVPSVFNDKVAGAVAGAVREAAKAAGAAPNNNSGV